A region of Myxococcus stipitatus DSM 14675 DNA encodes the following proteins:
- a CDS encoding sigma 54-dependent Fis family transcriptional regulator: MEPRPEVTQTTQTDKEEGRTTRVPIHEWTVEVVSGPDKGKKVTTQDGLVRVGSDPASDLVLTDTTVSRRHLEVERTPRGLLLRDTGSRNGTFLDGRQVLQAYLGRGDKVELGKTKLAVKVSAKPTEVELAGAESFGALVGSSEKMRWVFTELRRVAREDMSLLIEGETGTGKELAARAVHQHSARRHGPFKVVDCNLISEEKAERELFGGLRASDAEDKEARGVFEAARGGTLFLDEVGELPLMVQGKLLRVLDAREVPSLDGQPVPVDVRVIASTHRNLEEDVRQGRFRADLYFRLAVARVRLPPLRTRREDLPSLAQALSQTLRASVTLTPQTLALFEGYDWPGNVRELRNVLERGALMEETGNTSWLDFLAQPSRRPEGQPPGNHVATLVTGMPYHEAKDRVLADFERLYFAEVMRTVGFDMKAAEQRTGLSMQSLYRLLKKNGLRLKDLKNAEGLEK; this comes from the coding sequence ATGGAACCCAGGCCCGAGGTCACCCAGACCACCCAGACGGACAAAGAGGAAGGCCGCACCACGCGCGTCCCCATTCACGAGTGGACCGTGGAGGTCGTCTCCGGCCCCGACAAGGGCAAGAAGGTGACGACGCAGGACGGCCTGGTTCGGGTGGGCTCCGACCCCGCGAGCGACCTGGTGTTGACGGACACCACGGTGAGCCGTCGCCACCTGGAAGTGGAGCGCACGCCGCGCGGACTCCTGCTGCGCGACACCGGCAGCCGCAACGGGACGTTCCTCGACGGGCGTCAGGTGCTCCAGGCGTACCTGGGGCGCGGCGACAAGGTGGAGCTGGGCAAGACGAAGCTGGCGGTGAAGGTGTCCGCCAAGCCCACCGAGGTGGAGCTCGCGGGGGCGGAGTCCTTCGGCGCGCTGGTGGGCTCCTCGGAGAAGATGCGCTGGGTCTTCACGGAGCTGCGCCGCGTGGCCCGCGAGGACATGAGCCTGCTCATCGAGGGTGAGACGGGCACCGGCAAGGAGCTGGCGGCGCGCGCGGTGCATCAGCATTCGGCGCGGCGACACGGCCCCTTCAAGGTCGTCGACTGCAACCTCATCTCCGAGGAGAAGGCGGAGCGCGAGCTGTTCGGCGGCCTGCGCGCCAGCGACGCGGAGGACAAGGAAGCCCGCGGCGTCTTCGAGGCCGCGCGCGGTGGCACGCTCTTCCTGGATGAAGTGGGCGAGCTCCCGCTGATGGTGCAGGGCAAGCTCCTGCGCGTGCTGGACGCGCGCGAGGTGCCGTCGCTGGATGGGCAGCCGGTGCCGGTGGACGTGCGCGTCATCGCCTCCACGCACCGCAACCTGGAAGAGGACGTGCGCCAGGGCCGCTTCCGCGCCGACCTGTACTTCCGCCTGGCGGTCGCGCGGGTGCGCCTGCCGCCCTTGCGCACGCGCCGCGAGGACCTGCCCTCGCTGGCGCAGGCCCTGTCCCAGACGCTGCGCGCCAGCGTCACGCTCACGCCGCAGACGCTGGCCCTCTTCGAGGGCTACGACTGGCCGGGCAACGTGCGCGAGCTGCGCAACGTGCTGGAGCGCGGCGCGCTGATGGAGGAGACGGGCAACACCAGCTGGCTGGACTTCCTCGCCCAGCCGTCGCGCCGTCCGGAGGGCCAGCCTCCCGGCAACCACGTGGCCACGCTCGTCACCGGCATGCCGTACCACGAGGCCAAGGACCGCGTGCTGGCCGACTTCGAGCGCCTCTACTTCGCCGAGGTGATGCGCACGGTGGGCTTCGACATGAAGGCCGCCGAGCAGCGCACCGGGCTGTCCATGCAGAGTCTCTACCGCCTGCTCAAGAAGAACGGGCTTCGTCTCAAGGACCTCAAGAACGCCGAGGGCCTGGAGAAGTGA
- the smc gene encoding chromosome segregation protein SMC codes for MRIKRLDITGFKSFMERSVFTFDEGVTGIVGPNGCGKSNVVDAIRWVMGEQSAKNLRGRGMEDVIFNGSENKPPLSMAEVSLTFLVDDTDQLAPQYQGFAEITVTRRLFRNGDSEYLINKTQCRLLDITELFLGTGVGTKAYSIIEQGRVGLIVSSKPEDRRHLLEEAAGVTKYKARRKAAERKMEATEANLLRVTDITTELEKRLDALSRQAKKAEKYKKLKARMRDIDLHAASHRHLELLAEKQVLQSRLANLGTEERDSLDRVKELEEGITRRRAELEAEAAALQTLAAEVHAKESALQRDSQDLAYGRRDHDETNARVTQARTDLDGLLAKQAEMSDAMAAREAELSGIAGSWKEDEVSMQVAQEELRRVTQLQTEVALRLEQERAGLVAVAARLANHESNLVNLARQRADLETRRAKLQAELESLRAQETQLESVRGDVARRVEDTRHLAAELAERKGQEEDALTRTRAAFTENEIQVIALREELSDKRSRLSSLEDIQKNYDGFDRGVRAVMVRAGTVAREQGIFGLVADVLTVTPRYERAVEAALGERLQHVIVESRDKGLELVDYLKGHAEGRGSFLPVPSLELLPPVLEPDFERPGVLAHALREVTHEEALAPVVRLLLGDVIIVQDVAAARAYAEAGGPVCTLVTQDGEVFRADGTIVGGEREGAAVGALQKKREIAELATEVARVEERYNEILTRHYTLQKQMGHTEGVLKGLAKNQHTEEVNLASQEKDLHKAGEDLARVRERLRAQEQEEAQLAQSQSALGHEEEASRGEVAHGQTDREGREERVKQLASEQESLRQRAEMANADLTGLRIKVAAGSERGESARKELDSLVTQRRDMETRVARLQATLAEGGTRTEELAKRIAETEAGLSERVEEHRVAVEGLEARRSAHTVASVEVREQDTQFRELRGRVEELMQGLSQISLREREIALELEHLSAGIRERHQVDLALELHNYHLLPSLTPETEAELKDLRGQVEKMGEINLTAIDEHAELAKRFDFLTAQKTDLLSSMEQLKEAIQRIDATSRERFKQTFDVVNEKFQAIFPRLFGGGRASLVLTSDGPNGEPGVEIVAQPPGKKLQSVNLLSGGEKALTAVGLIFGIFLIKPTPFCLLDEVDAPLDEGNVGRYNDMVKEMSRQSQFILITHNKRTMEVSNTLYGVTMEEPGISKLVSVRIREATAANDDKMSA; via the coding sequence TGGCCGTGGCATGGAGGACGTCATCTTCAACGGCTCGGAGAACAAGCCGCCCCTGTCCATGGCGGAGGTGTCGCTCACCTTCCTCGTGGATGACACGGACCAGCTGGCGCCCCAGTACCAGGGCTTCGCTGAAATCACCGTGACGCGGCGCCTGTTCCGCAACGGCGACTCCGAGTACCTCATCAACAAGACGCAGTGCCGTCTGCTCGACATCACCGAGCTGTTCCTCGGCACGGGCGTGGGCACCAAGGCCTACTCCATCATCGAGCAGGGCCGCGTGGGCCTCATCGTCTCCAGCAAGCCGGAGGACCGGCGCCACCTGCTGGAGGAGGCCGCGGGCGTCACCAAGTACAAGGCGCGCCGCAAGGCCGCCGAGCGCAAGATGGAGGCCACCGAGGCCAACCTCCTGCGCGTCACGGACATCACCACCGAGCTGGAGAAGCGGCTCGACGCGCTGTCTCGCCAGGCGAAGAAGGCGGAGAAGTACAAGAAGCTCAAGGCGCGCATGCGGGACATCGACCTGCACGCGGCCAGCCACCGCCACCTGGAGCTCCTCGCGGAGAAGCAGGTCCTCCAGTCGCGCCTGGCCAACCTGGGCACGGAGGAGCGCGACAGCCTGGACCGCGTGAAGGAGCTGGAGGAGGGCATCACGCGGCGCCGCGCGGAGCTGGAAGCGGAGGCCGCCGCCCTCCAGACGCTGGCCGCGGAGGTCCACGCGAAGGAGAGCGCGCTGCAGCGCGACTCGCAGGACCTGGCCTATGGCCGCCGCGACCATGACGAGACGAACGCCCGCGTGACGCAGGCCCGGACGGACCTGGATGGCCTCCTGGCGAAGCAGGCGGAGATGTCCGACGCCATGGCCGCGCGCGAGGCGGAGCTGTCTGGCATCGCCGGCTCGTGGAAGGAAGACGAGGTGTCGATGCAGGTGGCGCAGGAGGAGCTGCGCCGTGTCACCCAGCTCCAGACGGAGGTGGCCCTGCGGCTGGAGCAGGAGCGCGCGGGCCTGGTGGCCGTCGCCGCGCGTCTGGCCAACCACGAGAGCAACCTGGTCAACCTGGCCCGCCAGCGCGCTGACTTGGAGACTCGCCGCGCCAAGCTCCAGGCGGAGCTGGAGAGCCTGCGCGCGCAGGAGACGCAGCTCGAGTCGGTGCGTGGCGACGTGGCCCGACGGGTGGAGGACACCCGGCACCTGGCCGCGGAGCTCGCCGAGCGCAAGGGGCAGGAAGAGGACGCCCTCACCCGGACCCGCGCGGCCTTCACGGAGAACGAAATCCAGGTCATCGCGCTTCGCGAGGAGCTGAGCGACAAGCGCAGCCGCCTCTCGTCGCTCGAGGACATCCAGAAGAACTACGACGGGTTCGACCGGGGCGTGCGCGCCGTCATGGTGCGCGCGGGCACGGTGGCCCGGGAGCAGGGCATCTTCGGCCTCGTGGCGGATGTGCTCACCGTCACGCCGCGCTACGAGCGCGCCGTGGAGGCGGCCCTGGGCGAGCGGCTCCAGCACGTCATCGTGGAGAGCCGCGACAAGGGCCTGGAGCTGGTTGACTACCTCAAGGGCCACGCGGAAGGCCGCGGCAGCTTCCTGCCCGTGCCCTCGCTGGAGCTGCTGCCTCCGGTGCTGGAGCCCGACTTCGAGCGCCCGGGCGTGCTGGCCCACGCGCTGCGCGAGGTGACGCACGAGGAGGCCCTGGCGCCGGTGGTGCGCCTGCTGCTGGGCGACGTCATCATCGTCCAGGACGTGGCGGCGGCGCGGGCCTATGCGGAAGCCGGTGGCCCGGTGTGCACGCTCGTCACGCAGGACGGCGAGGTGTTCCGCGCGGACGGGACGATCGTCGGCGGTGAGCGCGAGGGCGCGGCGGTGGGCGCGCTGCAGAAGAAGCGCGAAATCGCGGAGCTGGCGACCGAGGTCGCCCGGGTGGAGGAGCGCTACAACGAAATCCTCACCCGGCACTACACGCTGCAGAAGCAGATGGGCCACACGGAGGGCGTCCTCAAGGGGCTGGCGAAGAACCAGCACACCGAGGAGGTGAACCTCGCCAGCCAGGAGAAGGACCTGCACAAGGCGGGCGAGGACCTCGCGCGCGTGCGCGAGCGGCTGCGCGCCCAGGAGCAGGAGGAGGCCCAGCTGGCGCAGAGCCAGTCGGCGCTCGGCCACGAGGAGGAGGCGAGCCGCGGCGAGGTGGCCCACGGCCAGACGGACCGCGAGGGCCGCGAGGAGCGCGTCAAGCAGCTGGCCTCCGAGCAGGAGTCGCTGCGCCAGCGCGCGGAGATGGCCAACGCGGACCTGACGGGTCTGCGCATCAAGGTCGCCGCCGGCAGCGAGCGCGGCGAGTCGGCGCGCAAGGAGCTGGACAGCCTCGTGACGCAGCGCCGGGACATGGAGACGCGCGTGGCGCGCCTCCAGGCGACGCTGGCCGAGGGTGGCACGCGCACCGAGGAGCTGGCGAAGCGCATCGCGGAGACGGAGGCCGGGCTCTCCGAGCGCGTGGAGGAGCATCGCGTCGCCGTGGAGGGCCTGGAGGCCCGTCGCTCGGCGCACACCGTGGCCTCCGTGGAGGTGCGTGAGCAGGACACCCAGTTCCGCGAGCTGCGCGGCCGGGTGGAGGAGCTGATGCAGGGCCTGTCACAGATTTCGCTGCGCGAGCGCGAGATTGCCCTGGAGCTGGAGCACCTGTCCGCGGGCATCCGGGAGCGGCACCAGGTGGACCTGGCGCTGGAGCTGCACAACTACCACCTGCTCCCGTCGCTGACGCCGGAGACGGAGGCGGAGCTGAAGGACCTGCGCGGGCAGGTGGAGAAGATGGGGGAGATCAACCTCACCGCCATCGACGAGCACGCGGAGCTGGCCAAGCGCTTCGACTTCCTCACGGCGCAGAAGACGGACCTGCTGTCCTCCATGGAGCAGCTCAAGGAGGCCATCCAGCGCATCGACGCCACCAGCCGCGAGCGCTTCAAGCAGACCTTCGACGTGGTGAACGAGAAGTTCCAGGCCATCTTCCCCCGCCTGTTCGGCGGAGGTCGCGCCAGCCTCGTGCTCACCAGCGACGGCCCCAACGGCGAGCCGGGCGTGGAGATTGTCGCCCAGCCGCCGGGCAAGAAGCTCCAGAGCGTCAACCTGCTCTCCGGTGGCGAGAAGGCCCTCACCGCCGTGGGCCTCATCTTCGGCATCTTCCTCATCAAGCCCACGCCCTTCTGCCTCCTGGACGAGGTCGACGCGCCGCTGGATGAGGGCAACGTGGGCCGCTACAACGACATGGTGAAGGAGATGAGCCGCCAGTCGCAGTTCATCCTCATCACGCACAACAAGCGGACCATGGAGGTCTCCAACACCCTCTACGGCGTCACCATGGAGGAGCCGGGTATCTCCAAGCTCGTCAGCGTGCGCATCCGCGAGGCCACCGCGGCCAACGACGACAAGATGTCCGCGTAA